A segment of the Bdellovibrio bacteriovorus genome:
CCTGCCTTCGCTGGGTTACAACCACGCCAATGCCCAGAAGGTGGCGATGGAAACGCTGGATTTGTTGGGACTTGCCGATCACGCCAAGAAAAAGCCGCTGGAGCTTTCCGGTGGTCAACGTCAGCGTGTGGCCATTGCCCGCGCGATTGCAAAAAAACCTGCCGTGGTGCTGGCCGATGAGCCGACGGCGAATCTGGATTCGGTGACGGCGGAAAAAACCATCAACGCCTTCAAAGAACTTCAGAAATCTGAAAACACCAGCTTCATTTTCTCGACTCACGATTCACATCTGGTGAGTTTCGCCAAATCCGTGTACCGCATGAAAGACGGCATGATCGACAACACGAAAAACCAGGAGGCTGAATAATGTTGGAACTGTTGAAAATCTCCTGGCGCAATCTGTTCAGAAATCCTCGTCGCACCTGGGCCAGCCTTTGTACGGTGGCTTTGGGGGCTGCAGGCTTGTTGATTTATCAGGGCTTTAACACCGGCGTGATGAACCAGTACCGCGAAAACGTCATTCATGGATACTACGGTTATGGTCAGGTGTTCCCGCAGAACTATTTCGGCAAAGTTCACGAAACCCCGTGGAAGCTGTGGTTTGAAAATGCCGATGAAATCGAAAAGCAGATCCGCAGTTCTGCATCTGTGACGGAAGTCTTCCCGCGCGTGTCGTTTTATTCTTTTATCGTCAAGGGCGGCATCACCTTGGGTGGTAAAGGCGAAGGGGTGATTCCAGAGCGTGAAAACAAGTTCTTCACGGAAATGAACTTCATCGAAGGCCACGACTTGCAAGGACAGGATCAAATCATTCTTGGCAAAGGTCTGGCGGAAAGCATCGACGCGAAAACCGGGGATGTGGTGACTTTGCTGACCCAGACTGTGAATGGTCAACTAAATGGGGCGGACCTGACCGTGGCCGGGATCTTCTTTACCGGAAAGAAAGTCATCGATGATTCCTTCTATCGTGTCGATCTGAAGCAGGCGCAGGCGCTGCTTGATACCACTCGTGTTGAGATGTTCTCGTTGGCAACAAAGGGTGTGGAAGCTTGGCCGTCGGTGGATGCGGATTTGCGCAAAGCCAATCCGTCTTTGGAGGCGGTGCCCTTTGAGATTCTGGACAAGAACTACTATCAGAACTCGGTGGACTTCCTGAATGCGCAGTTCTCCTTCATCCGATCCATCATTCTGGTGATTGTGGCGATGGGGATCTTTAATGTGATCTCCACAGGCTTGCTGGAAAGAGCGGGCGAGATGGGCGCTCTTCGTGCTAATGGTGAAAAGCGCAGCCGTCTGTTTAAGATCCTGATGATCGAAAACAGTTTGCTTGGCATTTTGGGCGGTTTCCTGGGTATTTGTATTGCGGTTGTAGTGGATGCGACCCTGCTTCGCCAGGGGATTCCGATGCCACCGGCTCCGGGGATCACCCGTCAGTTCTTTGTATTCCTGGATATTCAGCCCAGCCACTATCTGCAGGCGCTGCTGTTGCCGATGATCGCGACAGTGGTGGCAAGTTTGTGGCCGGTGCGA
Coding sequences within it:
- a CDS encoding ABC transporter ATP-binding protein — its product is MSALYRLKGLEYSYLWNGKQVPVLKGIDLELEKGCFTCIVGPSGTGKTTLLNLLGLIDTPSNGHLEFAGEDVTHLPESEKENVRLHKVGFIFQSFYLIPTLTVLENTSYFLPSLGYNHANAQKVAMETLDLLGLADHAKKKPLELSGGQRQRVAIARAIAKKPAVVLADEPTANLDSVTAEKTINAFKELQKSENTSFIFSTHDSHLVSFAKSVYRMKDGMIDNTKNQEAE
- a CDS encoding ABC transporter permease; translation: MLELLKISWRNLFRNPRRTWASLCTVALGAAGLLIYQGFNTGVMNQYRENVIHGYYGYGQVFPQNYFGKVHETPWKLWFENADEIEKQIRSSASVTEVFPRVSFYSFIVKGGITLGGKGEGVIPERENKFFTEMNFIEGHDLQGQDQIILGKGLAESIDAKTGDVVTLLTQTVNGQLNGADLTVAGIFFTGKKVIDDSFYRVDLKQAQALLDTTRVEMFSLATKGVEAWPSVDADLRKANPSLEAVPFEILDKNYYQNSVDFLNAQFSFIRSIILVIVAMGIFNVISTGLLERAGEMGALRANGEKRSRLFKILMIENSLLGILGGFLGICIAVVVDATLLRQGIPMPPAPGITRQFFVFLDIQPSHYLQALLLPMIATVVASLWPVRKLLKKSIPELLRST